A part of Aegilops tauschii subsp. strangulata cultivar AL8/78 chromosome 2, Aet v6.0, whole genome shotgun sequence genomic DNA contains:
- the LOC123497109 gene encoding uncharacterized protein: MRDAPSSWPAAARAATRARGRAVARFVQTRHRSSGKVLGEEETAAENVYIKSSAVLGGVAPPVRSSGCSEPCCQSSSSTGPSTPTRRVHLQPILQRCYRTQGWRMRLLAEASRSSGLVLVISARIDGLASSCVYGSGAAVLLHL; this comes from the exons ATGCGCGACGCCCCGTCGagctggccggcggcggcgagggcggcaacaAGGGCCCGGGGCAGGGCGGTGGCGCGGTTCGTGCAGACCAGGCACCGCTCCTCCGGCAAGGTGCTCGGCGAGGAGGAGACGGCCGCCGAGAACGTCTACATCAAG TCAAGTGCTGTTCTTGGTGGAGTTGCGCCTCCGGtgcgctcttcgggctgctcggaGCCATGCTGTCAGAGCTCTTCATCAACTGGGCCATCTACACCAACAAGGAGGGTGCATCTCCAACCAATTCTGCAGCG GTGCTACCGGACGCAAGGGTGGAGAATGCGCCTCCTTGCCGAAGCTTCTCGCTCTAGCGGTCTGGTGCTGGTGATCTCAGCCCGTATAGATGGATTGGCCAGCAGCTGTGTATACGGCAGCGGTGCTGCTGTACTACTACACCTATGA